One Rosa chinensis cultivar Old Blush chromosome 5, RchiOBHm-V2, whole genome shotgun sequence genomic region harbors:
- the LOC112167639 gene encoding G-type lectin S-receptor-like serine/threonine-protein kinase At4g27290: MGDLCFVVFSTSLLFLLFTASFAVDSISPSQSISDNGSALVSSDGTFELGFFSPGNSKHRYVGIWYKNIPVRTVVWVANRCNPIDDSSGVLMINSTGYLVLLGQNKSVVWWTSLAKYTQSVMVQLLDSGNLVVRDVTDGKSLWQSFDYPSDTLLPEMKMGRDFRTGLKRELSAWKNSEDPCPGEFTYGIEMEPHANPEAYLRKSGVKFYRSGPWNGLRFSGAPELGPNSIYSFDFVYNDDEVYYMYKLQNKSVISIVVLNGTRSTRPRLTWIEAEQTWRAATVSRDFCDQYGLCGANAECIVSNNPVCQCLQGFTPMSPEKWNLTDWSLGCTRKKPQSCQESDKDGFVKFTDLKLPDTTHSWVNKSMNIKECRAECLNNCSCMAYTSSDIRAGGSGCAIWFGDLLDIRQFPGAGQDLYIRMLASEIEDDGKVKTGIVVAVVIAAVFSGMILIGYYVYRNRTKLKDTEKREGAQKEDLELPLFNTTTIATATDNFSDDKKLGEGGFGPVYRGTLADGQEFAVKRLSSSSSQGFNEFMNEIIMIAKLQHRNLVKILGCCVQEEKMLMYEYMPNGSLDNFIFDQTRAVLLDWPKRFHIICGIARGLLYLHQDSRLRIIHRDLKASNVLLDDEMNPKISDFGLARILTGGDQTGGNTKRVVGTYGYMAPEYAADGVFSVKSDVFSFGILVLEIISGRRNKGFYHPDHSHNLIGNAWRLWNEGRPLELIDSWLKSLCNLSEVLRCIQVSLLCIQHHPENRPSMASVVIMLGSDIALAQPKQPGFFLEKEHEAGPDIGNESSTNEISISLLEAR; this comes from the exons ATGGGTGATCTTTGTTTTGTGGTGTTTAGTACTAGTTTGCTCTTTCTGTTGTTCACAGCTTCATTTGCAGTTGACAGCATCAGTCCCTCGCAGTCTATCAGTGATAATGGCAGTGCCTTGGTTTCAAGTGATGGAACATTTGAGTTGGGTTTCTTTAGTCCAGGTAACTCGAAACATCGTTACGTGGGAATTTGGTACAAAAACATCCCAGTTAGAACTGTTGTTTGGGTTGCAAATCGATGCAACCCGATTGATGACTCATCCGGTGTGTTGATGATAAATAGCACAGGATATCTTGTGCTGTTGGGTCAGAATAAGAGTGTTGTTTGGTGGACAAGTTTAGCGAAGTATACCCAGAGTGTAATGGTACAGCTATTAGATTCTGGAAACTTGGTAGTAAGAGATGTGACAGATGGAAAGTCATTGTGGCAAAGCTTTGATTATCCTTCTGATACATTGTTACCGGAAATGAAGATGGGACGGGACTTTAGGACAGGTCTTAAAAGGGAATTATCAGCATGGAAAAATTCAGAAGACCCATGTCCAGGAGAATTCACTTATGGGATTGAAATGGAGCCTCATGCAAACCCTGAGGCATATCTTCGGAAAAGTGGTGTGAAATTTTATCGTTCTGGCCCATGGAATGGCCTAAGATTCAGTGGGGCACCAGAACTAGGGCCTAATTCAATTTatagttttgattttgtgtatAATGATGATGAAGTGTACTACATGTACAAACTTCAAAACAAGTCTGTAATTTCAATTGTGGTCTTAAATGGAACCAGGAGTACGCGCCCACGCCTTACATGGATTGAAGCAGAGCAAACTTGGAGGGCCGCAACAGTATCTAGAGATTTCTGTGATCAATATGGCCTCTGTGGAGCAAATGCAGAGTGTATCGTTAGTAACAATCCAGTATGTCAATGTCTACAAGGATTCACGCCCATGTCACCAGAGAAATGGAATTTGACAGACTGGTCACTTGGATGTACGCGCAAGAAACCCCAAAGCTGCCAGGAAAGTGATAAAGACGGGTTTGTCAAATTCACTGACTTGAAATTGCCAGATACTACACATTCTTGGGTGAACAAAAGTATGAACATCAAGGAATGCAGAGCCGAATGCTTGAACAACTGTTCCTGTATGGCTTATACAAGCTCGGACATTAGAGCAGGAGGTTCTGGCTGCGCCATTTGGTTTGGCGATCTATTAGATATCAGACAGTTTCCGGGTGCTGGCCAAGATCTATACATTCGAATGTTAGCTTCAGAGATAG aagatgatggtaaAGTGAAGACAGGAATTGTAGTTGCTGTTGTGATAGCCGCAGTGTTTTCAGGAATGATCTTAATTGGCTACTACGTGTACCGAAACAGGACCAAATTAAAAG ATACAGAAAAACGAGAAGGGGCACAGAAGGAGGACCTGGAGCTCCCTCTTTTCAACACAACCACAATAGCTACTGCTACAGATAACTTTTCAGATGATAAGAAGCTTGGAGAAGGTGGCTTTGGACCTGTTTACAGG GGGACACTAGCAGATGGACAAGAATTTGCTGTGAAGAGGCTTTCAAGCAGTTCTAGCCAAGGATTTAATGAGTTTATGAATGAAATTATAATGATTGCCAAACTTCAGCACCGAAATCTTGTAAAGATTCTTGGTTGTTGTGTGCAAGAAGAGAAAATGCTCATGTACGAATACATGCCCAACGGAAGCCTGGACAACTTCATTTTTG ATCAAACAAGGGCAGTACTGTTAGATTGGCCTAAACGTTTCCACATCATTTGTGGAATTGCTCGGGGTCTCCTCTATCTCCACCAAGATTCCAGGCTAAGGATTATACATAGAGATCTAAAAGCAAGTAATGTTCTACTTGATGATGAAATGAATCCTAAAATTTCAGACTTTGGCTTGGCTAGAATATTAACTGGAGGAGATCAGACTGGAGGAAATACTAAGAGAGTGGTCGGGACATA TGGCTACATGGCACCTGAATATGCTGCTGATGGGGTATTTTCTGTGAAATCCGATGTCTTTAGCTTTGGTATATTGGTGCTGGAGATTATAAGTGGAAGGAGAAACAAGGGATTTTATCATCCAGACCACAGCCATAATCTTATTGGAAAT GCTTGGAGATTGTGGAATGAAGGAAGGCCTTTAGAATTGATTGATTCGTGGTTAAAGAGCCTTTGTAATCTATCAGAAGTGTTACGTTGCATCCAAGTTAGTCTTTTGTGCATTCAACATCATCCTGAGAATCGGCCAAGCATGGCGTCTGTGGTTATAATGTTGGGAAGCGATATTGCATTGGCTCAACCTAAACAACCTGGTTTCTTTCTGGAAAAGGAACATGAAGCAGGCCCTGATATAGGTAATGAATCATCAACCAATGAAATATCCATTTCGCTTTTGGAAGCTCGGTAA